Part of the Micromonospora rhizosphaerae genome is shown below.
GCCGTGGGCACGCTGGCCGCGGTGGCGTTCGCGGGCATCCTGCTCAAGGTGCTCACCTCCGGCAACGTGCAGTCCGCGCTGACCGCCGTCATCGACCGGGCGCTGAAGTGACCCGGCGCCGGCGGGTCGGCCGCCGCCACGGCTCCAGCACCCCGTCGCTGACAGCTGGCGGTGCCCGTGGTGCCGAGCGGGTCGGCAGGCCAGCGGACCAGCGAGACGCGGTGGTCCGGCCTGGCCGTCGGCCACACGGACTCGCCCGCGACCGTGGCTCGTTCACCGCCGAGCTCGCGGCCGGCCTGCCGGCGCTGGTCCTGCTGTTGTTCGCCGGCCTCACCGCGGTCAACGCGGTGACCGCGCGGGCCGGTTGCCTGGACGCGGCCCGGGAGGCGGCGCTCGCCGCCTCGCGGGGCGAGGCCGGTACGGCCGCCGGCGCTCGCTACGCCCCGCCCGGCGCCGATGTCTCGGTCACCGTCGCCGGCGAGCGAGTCACCGCGACCGTCCGGGTGCCGGTCCGCACGCTGGGCGCGCGGCTGCCCCGGATCACCGTGTCCGCCACCGCCGTCGCGGCGGTCGAGCCCGGTGCGCCGGGACCACGACCATGACGCGGCTCGATCGGGTCGGCTCGACGCGGGCGAGGTCGACCGCTGACCGGGGCGGCGCGACGATCTGTCTGCTCGCCGTGGGGCTGGTGTTCGTGCTGGTCGGCCTCTTCGGAGCGGCGCTCGGCGCGGTCCGGGTGGCCCGGCAGCAGGCCCGGGTCGCGGCGGACTTCGGCGCGCTCGCCGGTGCCGGTCGCGCGCTCGACG
Proteins encoded:
- a CDS encoding DUF4244 domain-containing protein, with product MRKLIARLRGDAGMNTAEYAVGTLAAVAFAGILLKVLTSGNVQSALTAVIDRALK
- a CDS encoding TadE family type IV pilus minor pilin, giving the protein MVRPGRRPHGLARDRGSFTAELAAGLPALVLLLFAGLTAVNAVTARAGCLDAAREAALAASRGEAGTAAGARYAPPGADVSVTVAGERVTATVRVPVRTLGARLPRITVSATAVAAVEPGAPGPRP
- a CDS encoding Rv3654c family TadE-like protein; this translates as MTRLDRVGSTRARSTADRGGATICLLAVGLVFVLVGLFGAALGAVRVARQQARVAADFGALAGAGRALDGQATACGDAGELARANGARLSACRLDGLDVVVTAEVTVNPLPGLSRTASATSRAGPVRG